The Deltaproteobacteria bacterium genome includes the window CGAAGTGCCGCAATGGGATACGCCGGTAGTGACGTTGATGGCGGAGACCTACGAGAGTCCGTTTCGCGTGCTGATCTCATGTATTCTGAGTTTGCGCACCCAAGACGCCACCACGGCAAAAGCCTCGCATCGTTTGTTCGCCATCGCCGACTCGCCAGAAGCGATGGTTAAGTTAACAGCGAAAAAAATCGAGAAACTGATCTACCCGGTGGGCTTTTACAAAACTAAGGCGGGGCAGATTCTTGGGATGTGCCAGACGATCATCGACCGTCATAACGGTAAAGTCCCCGACGAGATCGACGAGCTGTTAAAATTCAAAGGCGTCGGCCGCAAGACCGCCAACTTGGTCGTCACCTTGGGCTACAACAAACCCGGCATCTGCGTCGACACCCACGTGCATCGAATCTCCAATCGCTGGGGCTATATCGAAACCGCCAACCCGGAGAAAACCGAAATCGCCTTGCGCGCCAAGCTGCCCAAACAATACTGGATCGAGTACAACAATTTGCTGGTGAACTTCGGCCAGCATTTATGCCGGCCGATCTCGCCCCAGTGCAGTCATTGCCCGGTGAAAAAATATTGCCCGCAGATCGGCGTCGGCGTGCGACGATAGCCATGGCGCAAGCAATTCCCAAAGGCTATTTTGCGAAAAATATCGACGCCGTCGGCTATCACGATTTGCACGGCAAGCCCGCTTTCAAGCTCGCCATGCAAGAAAAAAATCATCGTTGGTATCTCTACGTCGCCCATCTTTGGCACCGCGGCTGGAGCGTGCTCGACGTCACCGATCGGGAAGAGCAGCAATTTTGCAGTTTCATTCCCGGACCGGAAAATACCTGGACAATTCAAGTTCAAGTGGCCGACGGCAAGATGATCGCCGGCTTGGAAAGAATCGCGCCCGGTTGGGGCGGCGCCGAAGGACAACCCAGCGGCGAAGGTTTTTTTATTTTCGATGTCGGCGAACCAACGAAGCCGAAACAGATCGGTCACTTCAAAACCGGCAGCAGCGGTACGCACCGCAATTTTTACGACGGCGGCAATCTGGTTCACGCCGCCGCCGGCGCGCCGGGGATAAATGGGAAAATCTATCGTAGCGTCGACATCGCCGATCCGAGCAACCAGCGCGAAGTCGGCCGCTTCTGGTTAGCGGAACAAGAAAGTGCGGCAGCCGCCCAAGGACTAAAATTTTCCTGCCACGGCCCGGCCCACATCGAAGGCGACCGCGCCTATCTTTCCTACGGCGATGGCGGCGGCATCATTCTCGACGTCAGCGACAAGGCGCGGCCAAAGATGATCAGCCAAATCGCTTTCCGCGGCATTACCGCGACCCAAGGCATTCACACTTTTCTGCCGCTGCCGCGGCGCAAGATCGCTTTGATCAACGACGAGGCGATCCGCGAAAACGGCGATGAGAATTTGAACCTGGCGGGCATCGTCGACATCAGCGATGAAAAACGACCGCGCATGTTATCGCTGTTTCCCCTGCCTGAACCTGCGCCGGAAAGCGAGCTGAAAAACTTTTACGAAAAAGCCGGCCGCTTCGGTCCGCATAACCATCACCATCCGAACCATCAAGCATGTCTGGAAAATCGCGACGACGTTGCGTATCTAACCTACTTCAACGCCGGCCTAAGAGTTTACGACATCCGCGATGCCAGGCAGCCAAAAGAGTTCGCCTACTTCGTCCCCGCCGATCCGTTGGTGCGAATCGGCACCAAACCGAGCCAGCTGGTGGCGCAATCCGAAGACGTGCTGGTCGACCGGCGCGGCTGCATTTACCTGAGCGACAAGACCCACGGTATTCACATCCTGCGGGTTAACAACATCTGGCCGTACTCAAGCGAATAAAAAAAGCGCGGCTTTCGGCCGCGCTTTTTTAAGCACAAGTCTTGATCAGCGTCGAATCGCTTAGGGCTTCATCGATTCGGCGAAATATTTCGACGGCGACCACACATTGGCGGTAAAATTATTGCAACCGAGAATGCGCAGCTCGCGCATGATGCGAATGTAATCCGCCGAGTCGATGAAGTCGCGCCAATTATCCATGTTGTCGAAATCGATGGTGATCGCCACATGAGGCGTGACCTCCAACGGGTTGCGATAGTTGCGGATCTCGATCACGCCTTTGTGCCCAAGCGTGATCGGCAGCCAATCGTTCTTGGCTTTGTTGGCGTAGATCGTCAGGTTAGCCTTTTGATCCGGCAGGTCCCACTGGATAACGAAGTGTACCATTATTGAATCCCCCTGACTAAACCTCCGTCGATTTGAATCGTCGTGCCGGTAATATAGCTGGCGCGATCCGAACCGAGAAAGACAATTAGATCAGCCGTCTCATCCGCCGTGCCGTAGCGGCCGAGCGGCACTTCCGCCGCCATCTCCTTGTTGATCTCCTCCACCGGCCGGTTTAGGCGATCGGCGCGCGCTTTGTTCAATTTCTGCGCGCGATCCGTGTCGATGCGTCCTGGGCAAACGTTGTTGATGAGAATGTTGTCCCGTCCAAGCTCGCGGGAAATCGTCTTAGCCATGCCGATAACGCTGCTGCGAATGCCGTTGGATAGCACCAATCCGGCGATCGGCTCCTTGACCGAGTAAGAGGTAATGTTGATCACCCGGCCACCGCCGACTTTGCGCATATGCGGCACCGCTTCGCGGGTCATGCGCATGGTGCTCATGAAGCTCAAGTTGAAAGCGTTTTGCCAGTCCTCATCGGTGAATTTCATGAATTCGCCCGGAGGCGGACCGCCGGCGTTGTTGACGATCACGTCGAGGCGGCCGAAATGTTTGGCACTGTCGTTGACGAATTTTTTGATGTCGTCCGCTTTCGACATATCGGCGATCATGGCAAGCACTTCGCCGCCGGTCTGTTTGCGGATCGCGTCCGCGGTTTCATTGAGCGCCGCTTCGCCGCGCGCGCAGATCGCCACCTTGGCGCCTTCCCGCGCAAACGCCATCGCTGTCGCCCGGCCCATCCCCTGGCTCGCCCCCGCTACCAACGCCACTTTATCTTTAAGTCCGAGATCCATGCTGACTTTTCCCCCTGCTAGATTGATGTGTGCCGGATACTAACAAACCCACCCACGCGGGTCAAAGTTATCGTGAGCGATTGAGCCCGTTGGTATTAAACGTAATTATTTCTGCGCCCAATAAATATTGTCGCGGAACTGTGGATTGAGCCTTTTAATGTAAAGACAAAGCATGCCGTGCACGCCAAGCTGACGCAGCTTGCGCGGATCGCCGGCCCGCAAAGCATCTTTTTCTTCAGTCGACAAATCGTATGCCGCCATCACGGTTTCAAAATCCTTCAACGATTTCTGATAAATCGCTTCGTTCATCTTGAGATCGAATAACAACCGGCTCAAATCATAGCAACTCACAAAACCTCCCAAGCCAAATCCGAATCCCAACTAAAAACCAACCACTCAAAACTAAAAACCATTTAAAACTTCCAACTCACAAACCCCCAACCGGTGGCAACAAAGTCGGGCATGTAAGAAGTATAGGTTGCTTTAGCATCGGCGATGGCGCCGATGACCACCATCCAATTGAGAAACTCGGTGTCCCCTGCTTTCAATAGATCTTCCACCGAATAGTCGACAAGACTCTTACCGTTCCCCTGGCGCATGACTTCGAGCAGCTTATGGTCGAAGCTCTCGTCGATCTCGCCGATGCGCGGCGAACCGGGAAAATGCGACAGACCGCCGGTGGCGAGAATGGCAACCCGCGCGCTCGAACGATCGGCAACCTCGCGAATCAGCTCGCCGACCTGATAGCAGCGCCGCGGTGACGGCGCCGGATCGATCCAGGTATTGACGTAAACCGGCAAGATCGGAATTCTCGGCTCGGGCAGGAGAAAATAGAGCGGTACGTTTTGGGTATGCTGCAATTCGATATGCTCGCCGTAGGAAAAGTCAATACCCTTCTCCATGCCGGCGCGCACAATCGCCTTGCCGAGCTCTTTGTCATTGCGATAGTGAAATTTATGGCGGGTAAATTGTCCCTTCACTTCATCGGCAGTGGTGACGAAGAAGGTCGGAATGTTGTTCCAGAAAAAATTCACGAACTGATCGTTGGCGACGACGATCAAGACATCGGCCTTCGCCTGTTCCAGGTCGGCGCGCAACGCCGCAAACGCAGTCTCGGCATCTTGGCGTAGTTTTTTCTGCTGCTCGAGAGTAGGCCGGTTCGAGGTGCCGGAAGGCGCCATGCTGTAGTGCAGATCCATGAAATCTTCCCACTCCCGTCCGGGCTCGAGAAGAATATTCGGCGCATGGCTGGCGCATAGGGCGGATACTAGCGGCATAAACAGGCTCCTCCGTGAAGTAAAAAAACCCTATTCCCCGACCTGGAAAAATGCAAATGTGAAAGTTAACGGAAGTGAGACAGCGAAGGAGAGTGAACTCCGCTTAAAACTTAATCGATGTTGAGATGCGGCGGGGCTACTTAGGAATTAGCGCGATAACGGCGAAAGACTCAGAGCAGGCGATAATTGCGGCAGGCGAAAAAAAACATCGCACCGACCACGACCACTGATATGAACGGATGCTGTAAGCTCCAATTCAGAGCGGGTTCGAACAGATTGATTACTATATAGTCGATTGCCTTACCCATAGAGATATCATCCTCTCTCGCACAATGACGCTATTCTAACAGAACCAGGTTAGCCGTAAAAGGACGGCGCTTGGGGCGCCATCGCCACCTTACTCAACCAATTCTTTTACCATTGTAGTAAGTTAAGAGAAAAGATCTGGACAAGCTTGTACAGACGCGCACAAAGCTGGCCCAATTTCGCCGTTTCCCGCTACCACGCAAACCTTTAAAAATCTCCCAAGCAGTTGAAAGCTAAACAATTTTCGTCGCAGCGGTCGCGTTTAGGCGTTTGGCACCGCAGTTGCTCTATCGATGGAATATCAAATCCATTGGAGGAACATTCGATGAAACTATTATTGGCCACCATGTTTAAGAAAGTCCCGGTACGGAAAACCAACCAGCGCGCCACCATCTGCAAACGCTGTGGAACGAGGATCTATTCGCTGAGTTTTCTCAAGGTGCATCTCGAGTCCCACGCGCGCAATACACATTAACGATCTCGATCGAAGGAGAAATAAAAATGGATATCACCGTGATCCCCTGGCATGTGTTCCGCGACGCATTGCGTAAACAGCAGCCTCAAACATTAGAATCGTGGCTACGGCGCTGGCTATTCACCAACGAAGGCGTGATCATTGCGCACCGCAGCCTAGTATCGAACAATTGATTTCAACGCGGAATACAATACTCAACCGGTCAGCGGCCATTCGACAACAACTGGCTACGACTGCATTCACGACAACGAGGATCGGATGGCAGCAATCAGAATCATCAAGCCCATGGTTTATCGCAAGCCCTGTGTCTGCGGCGGGACACTGAATTTATCCCACCCCACGACGGTCAAGCGCACGCGCGATCTTTGGTTATGCTCGAACTATTGCGGCGCCCGCGGCGTCACCTACGAAGGCGCTCTCCGGCGCAAAGTTCGCTTGGATCTACTCGGCTGGGGCGATCTCAAGCGTAAGGCGCAAGCTATGATCGAGGTGGAAGAGCCAGAAGAATACGAAATAACTTTACAGTAGCTCCAATCTGGCCGAGAACCTTGGCACAAGATTGAATACTCACAGTGAATGATAAAAAACCTGGACTTCCAGGCTTTTTTTTGCCCTAGCACCGAACTCAACGCCCCTGCCAAAGCGAGACGCGGTTGACTCAAGATTAGTCGGGTTAAACATCCCAATGGGTGCGCATCCAGTGTCCTGCCGTGAACACCGTGAGTCCAATAGCGCCGAGGAAATACTCAAGCCCGTAGCGCGGCAAGTAGTAAAATTCGGCAAGCCCAGCACTGTAAATTACCGAGATGATAAAGCCATGTCTCAGCCATGTAAGGATCTTCTTCATGGACAGGGTAAAGCGCAGGAATTATACCAGCGTAGAACCGCTGAACATTGACGAAGCCGGCGCGCATTGGTTGATAGAACTTCCCGGCGAGCAGAGCAAGAATGTACGACCGCGCGCGCGGGTGGCTTTACTAAGTCTGCTGTCAATTCGCAGCCGTTTTACCAAGTGTCATCGATTGTCGTGGATATTACGCTTGCCGAGATGGCATTCACACAGAGCATAGCAATGAGCTGAATATAAACGGTGATGGCTTCAGAGTGGAAAAAATGTGGCTAGGGACGGAATCGAACCGCCGACACGGGGTCACAAGACTAAAAACAACAAGTGATCGCGAGTGATAAAGAGCCTGGATTTCCAGGCTTTTTTATTTTGGGCTTGTTACCGTGTAATACGGTTTATCACCTGAAGTTGGCACAAAACTGGAACGTTTTTCTGAATGGTATTCAATCACTACTAGATTCACGAATGCGACGGCAAAGGTGAGAACTCCGTGAACAAGAAAACTATCAACCAACAGCAAGCCGCTCCCGTTACGCCATACATTCTGACAGACGCAGAACGAGAGGTGATTGAAGCACACTTAGCGAAGCATCGAAAAAAAACGCCCTCGCCGCGGATGAAAACGTCGGTAGAGGACGGCGCGGATCAAGTCGTTGTCGATCATCCAAACTTTCTAATTGGGCGCGGTTTGCTTATGGAAGCGCTAGGGACAACGGATGTCGATTTTTTTGTTGGCGTAGTCCACCAACTCATCAACGCAGGGACACGGGGACAAAAGACCGACGTAGACGCGCTTAACTTCATGCTCTCGATGGTCAAGGGCGTGCAGCCACGGGACCAAGTGGAGACAATGCTCGCGGCCCAAATGGCGGCGATCCATTCGTTGACTATGACGTTCGCCCGCCGGCTGGCTCATGTCGAAAATATCCCTCAGCAAGACAGCGCGGAGCGAACGCTAAACAAACTAGCGCGAACGTTCGCGGCGCAAGTAGAAGCGCTCAAACGCTACCGGAGTAATGGCGAGCAAAAAGTTGCGGTGGAGCATGTCACGGTGAACCAGGGTGGCCAAGCGATCGTCGGCAATATCACCCATGGGGAGGTGGGGGCAGGCGAAAAACAGCAATCAACCCCATGAACGCAGTCTATCCATATCAAAAAAGCCCGCGCTGCAAAGCCACGTCAAAGCGGACCCACAAGCCGTGCATGGCGCCGGCTGTGAACGGATGGACCGTCTGCCGCTTTCACGGCGCCCGTGGCGGCGGGCTTCTGGGCAAACGCAACGGTAGGTATCGTCACGGGCTATATTCAGAACAGTCGCGGATCGAGCGAGAAAAAATCCGGGACTTGCTCAGGCACTGCGCAAGCTTTCGCGAGACTCCGAGGCGATAGAGGTAATTCGGCAGCAGGTCGAGTTGATGCAATCGATCAATTGGACAAAACCAGACACCTAAAAAAGGAACGACATCATGGCTTTCGTCATTGGCAATCAGCAGTGGAAAAAGCGGCGATTTAACCGAGGCGGGCGACCAACCCGGCAAGAGACAGCGAGAAAAAAAGCACGCGACGAAGCGACAGCCCGCAAGTTAAAGCGATGGGCAGAAGCCAGAGCCGATTGGGCTTTGGCAGGAATATTAGGACTCGACCGTGGACGCTGTCCGCTCTGCGAGAAAATCATAAAACATCACGGAATCAACTGAAATCAATGGCAGTTCTTGGGGCTTGTTGTTTCAGGTACATGGACAAAAGACGGACAGTAAGAAAATCGTCGTAGACCGCAGGTTGAAACAATGATTGAATTATTGAGTCGTTGCCGTTAGCGGGGAAAGAGGTTTGCAGTCGGTTATATTGATCCATAGGCGGCTACGACTCGAATTATCATCGTCGCCTGGCCTATCTTCCAATCGCTGGAGGAGGAGACAACGTATCTCGCCTTTTCTGGCAAAAATTTTACCGCCGTACGACATGTCTTCGAGAATTTCGGTAACCAAGATGTGATTCACCGTTAACGAACGATCTTTAACTCTAACCACGTCACCAAGTTTGACTAGCTCCGGGATACCGTCCTTTCCTACTTGGCCCCTACGAAAAGTCACATAATATTTCGTATCGGCGTACATCGTAGCGCTGCCATTCATAACCCGTACAGATGAAACCCCGTAGTCTTGCGTTCTTTTATTCTCCTGTTGTGCTTCCCTACTATTCATTCGCGTTAGGTAAAACGCTAAAACTATCACACCCAACGAAACCGGTAGCGCGATTCCGACACCCAAAGCGGAACCCCGCCGCCTGGTTTCGACCGCATCTGCGCCAGCACGACCGTTAGTTACCTGCCAGACTTCCTTTAGCAAGGTTGGCCCCGCACTAAAGAGCGTGCCGAGTCCACTGATGAAAACGGCACCCCAAAACAACGTGGTGCTTAGGGTGTCTGGCTGCGCTACTCGCTCCAAGACCCAAAACACGCCTCGATATAAGAATGAGCCGATAGGAATGAGCAAGAGGTACATTGGAATTGCGTACCATTTGCAGCGGCGGCGGATCGCACCGATCACGGCCATGATAGTGGCGGGAATTGCACCCCAAGCAAACACTAGGAACACAACACTAAGAAAACCGGCGATGGTGCTGGCTACCCATGAAACTAGATAGATCATCATTTAATCATTTACGGAGCCTTCCAAATGACTTTTCCATTTCGCATGAGAATGCTGCTGGGAGACCCGTCAGGTAAAATATCCAATCCGACGCCGGCGTCTTTACCGAGGAGGTGAAGCGATGGTAACCCATCCGGCATTATTCCAATTTGGGCGGTGTATTTTCGATCTTTGGCATAGAGATTCAGCTGCGGTGTTCCATTAGGTAGTGATGCCAAAGCGCCCTGTGGTTCCGTGTCCTTGCTGTACAACGCAAACATCGCAGATCCTCCCGGCAACGCTGTAACTCCGGCGCGGGTTGTGCCCTCTGGGTCCGCAACGCCAAGTCCCGCCGCTCCATTGGGCATCACTCTTAACAAAACACGCGTTGCTCCATCTTTGCCATACAGATGAAGATCCGGTAACCCATCCGGTAACACGCCAAATGCAGCACGTCGCGTGCCATCGTTGTCGTAAAAATGAATCGCCGCACTGCCGTCCGACGCTAACGCCAGCAAGGCCCGTCGAGTGCCGTTTGTCCCCCGAAGAACAAACTCCTGTGCCTCGATCACTGCCGGTATCTTCGATGTGCTCGTTTGACCCGTAAGAAGAAAAACAGCAAGACCGGTTAGAAAAAATAAGCCGGATAATTTGAACACGTGGTTCTGTCGTTCAACTCGTGATAAACGCTCCGACAACTTCTCTAACTCTGATTTTTCACTAGCCATATCAGTTGTGCTCAATTTCTGTTCTCTCTACCCGCCGGTAGACCCGATACTCCCACTGTGACGTTAAATCAGTCAATAAGAAAATTTTCTTGTTTTTTGTGGGGCACTCGTTATCCGCAAACGTAATGAAAATCCGAGACAATCCGAGACCTAAAAAAGGGATAAATTAGCTGGCCAAAATCAGTTTGCCAGCTTGTCGAACAAGTAAGTTTCACATTGCTCGCGAGCCTGGAACCGTCCAGAGCGCCGGATCGCAGAAAGGAGATCGAGAAGAGAAGTAGGGTTAGCGCCAAAAGCGGCGGGTGATGGCAATCAGGGCAAGAGGAACCCAGCCTATGAAAGTTCCTTTAGCGAAGTTCTTCTGGATTTCGTAGGGCAGTATGTCGGCCTCGGCAAAAACTAGAATCGCCCACACACCGCCAATCCAGAGTAACAGTATTTCAAATCGGCTTATCAGTTTCCCCTCGTTGGGCGCTGTCAACGCAAGAAGCCGGTGCCTCGGCAACCCAAAGTATAGCGCAACCAAACACAATAGGAGGGTGGCAACGGCAGCGATTCGTAATAACTGCTCCTGGTCCAATAACCTCGCGGGAAGTTGCGCCGCCGGTTTTCCGGCTGCATCCGCGATCGCATTCTTGTAACCATCGTCAAAAATGCCCCTACTTGCACTCTTGGGGTTAGTCCGAATTATGTCGTCGATCGAGATGGGATCGGTCTTTAGTTTGCGGTCCAGGGCGGCGCCAAATTCCTTTACCCAAGAAGGAGGAGACTCCCCCGTGCGGGCCGCCGTGGCGAGCACCTTGGCGTACTCGTCGGGGCTGTGCTCGTTCAGCACGCTTTGGTCCTTGACCTTTGTTGCTTCACGCTCAGCATATTCCTGCAACGTTTTCTCATCGGCCATGGCCGCGAGAGATGTAAGGGCCACGATCATGAAGGCTGCAATCACGGAGATCATGAACGCCGTCCTACGCCTGGATCCCCTACTGCGGTGAACCGTTTTTTCATCCACGGAGGCAATTCTTGCCAAACTTGTTCCGGTGCCTCACGCTGCTTCACTCTCTGCGCGAAAGGGATGAATGTTTCAAACCGTTCGCCGAAAAACACTCTTATCTGTTTTAAGTTGCCTCCAGCTAATTTCCTGAAGTGTGGTAATCCCTTGGGGGCCAGTTTCTTATCGATGGAGACTCTCGATACTCGTTTGCGGAGCGTTTCGTCACGCTTCGAGTAAGAATTTGAGCATCTGCTAGAGCAGCATTCCCTGCCATCGTGTTCGGCTAAGAAAAACTGATTACAATGTTTGCAACGCTTTAGTCGGGTAAATTCACCGCTCTGTAGGCCCATTCCGATGCACCAGTAAAGATGCTGCTCGAAACTATAGATCGCCGGAGAATAGCTGACCGTCCAAGCGACGCCTCCCAAGATAAGTGCATCTTCATAGGGGGTGATTTTCCGCTTGGGCGTCCTTTCTGACAATAGCGCGGCGCTCCAACTAGACTTCAGGGTATGGTTAAGTTTCGATACGAGCAGGGCGATCCCGACATCAACATGTTTCGGCTCGATGGGATTGATTACATTGTCAACATTGCAAGCGATCTCTGTTTGCAAATTGTGAACTTCCTCTAAGCCGCCTTCCCTCCACAAAAGAAAAGGCTTCTCGCGGAAATAGGACTCCATCCACCCCCCAAGAATGGGATGACGTCCAAGCTCCTGCCAAGCAGTCGGTCCATCATGAAAGCGATAGTTTAGAAAGGCTACGAGGAACTTCAAATCGTTTAGAATCTTTTCCCTCCATCGGTCCCGTGGAAAGCTCTCTGTCATTCGATGCGGCATCGGTCCCTCACCCTTTGTGATGAGCACGACGTTCGAACGGAAATTGTTGACGTAATCCGTAGACGACTTAACGGCTTTTTCCCCTGTCACAATCAATTTAAGTTTTCCTCCGTTTCTCCGTGACACAGAAAATTTGACTGATCTTAACACCTCCGTATGCTGGGGCAAGAATTTTCTTGCTGGGGAGGTAACCGATGAATTTGCGATTAAAAGCGGAGCTGGTCAAGCGCTATGGCTCTCAGGTGAAGGCGGCGAAAGCGTTAGGGCTGTCCGAGTCGAGGCTGAGCTATCTTGTTCAGGGCCATATTGAACCGTCTAGTGTGATGCGGTCGAAATTCGAATCGACATTTGGTCCGGTTATCACTCGGAAACTGTTGCCAACATCCGTGAAAACTTCCCATTCCCGAAAGGCTAAATGTCGTGAATAGTTTGGACCAATTCCGCGAGGCGATCCGATCCGCCGGGCTGGAACCGCCACCCGATATAATCGCCGACGGCAAAATTCATCGATTCGCTAGCAACGGCAAACGCGGCGATGACGCCGGCTGGTATGTCTACCACGGTGACGGCATCCCCGCCGGCATAATTGGCGACTGGCGAACCGACATCAAGAAATCATGGCGTGCCGAAATTGGCCGGGCGTTAACTCCAGCCGAAGAATCGGCGCACCGGGCCAAGGTCGAAGTCATGCGACGCGAATATGACGCCGAAAAGGCCCGGCGCCGCACCGAGGCAGCGATAAAGGCGGCGGCGATCTGGAACGCTGCGCAACCTGCGACCGACGATCACCCGTACCTCACCCGTAAGCGCGTGAAGGTGCACGGTGCGCGGCTACACGATGGCGCGCTGGTGATTCCCCTGCGCGATGGCAGCGCACTGCATTCTTTACAGTTCATTCATGATGACGGTAAAAAACTATTCCTCACCGGCGGGCGCGTGGTCGGATGTTATTTCGTTATCGGTGATCCGATGGGCGCGGCGGCTTTGTGCATCGCCGAAGGGTTCGCGACCGGCGCGACGATCCACGAGGCAACCGGCTACCCGCTGGCGATAGCATTCAACGCTGGCAATCTGGAACCGGTAGCGCGGGCGCTACGTGCCAAATTCCCCGACCTGACTCTTATCGTCTGTGCGGACGATGACATTCGTACCGAAGGCAATCCGGGTATGACCAAGGCGACGGCCGCGGCGCTGGCGGTGGGCGGCAAGCTCGCGATTCCCGCGTTTGGCGCTGATCGACCTAACGGCGCGACAGACTTCAATGACATGGCGTCGCACTGCGGCGCTGACGCTGTAGCGCGCGCAATCGCAGCAGCAAAGGCCATCAGCCAACCGGCACCCATCGAAGTAGTCTATCGTCGATTCTCCGACGTGATAGCAAAACCGATCCGCTGGCTGTGGCCCGGTCGGATTGCCTGCGGCAAGCTCACCGTCATCGCTGGTAATCCTGGGCTTGGCAAATCGCAGCTAACCGCCAGCCTAGCGGCCATTGTGTCGTCTGGTGGGAGTTGGCCAGTGGAGAATAGCCACTGTGAAGCTGGCGCCGTGGTGATTCTCTCGGCGGAAGATGACGCTGAGGACACCATTCGCCCGCGACTTGAAGCCGCTGGTGCTGAACTACAAAGTTGCATCACGTTGGATGCGGTGCGTGATGTTGACGAGAACGGCAAACCCTGTCAGCGCGCGTTTTCTCTCAAACGGGACTTGGATCGACTCGATGGT containing:
- a CDS encoding SDR family oxidoreductase; this encodes MDLGLKDKVALVAGASQGMGRATAMAFAREGAKVAICARGEAALNETADAIRKQTGGEVLAMIADMSKADDIKKFVNDSAKHFGRLDVIVNNAGGPPPGEFMKFTDEDWQNAFNLSFMSTMRMTREAVPHMRKVGGGRVINITSYSVKEPIAGLVLSNGIRSSVIGMAKTISRELGRDNILINNVCPGRIDTDRAQKLNKARADRLNRPVEEINKEMAAEVPLGRYGTADETADLIVFLGSDRASYITGTTIQIDGGLVRGIQ
- a CDS encoding endonuclease III; translation: MAETYESPFRVLISCILSLRTQDATTAKASHRLFAIADSPEAMVKLTAKKIEKLIYPVGFYKTKAGQILGMCQTIIDRHNGKVPDEIDELLKFKGVGRKTANLVVTLGYNKPGICVDTHVHRISNRWGYIETANPEKTEIALRAKLPKQYWIEYNNLLVNFGQHLCRPISPQCSHCPVKKYCPQIGVGVRR